The region gaGTCTGTATGGATTTTCtgctgcacaagaggcgtgatcaacgagcattattcacgcaattggatagtccttcaaccaatcagatcaacgatccgggtgacgtactttgcagagcgatgcgaaaactctattggtttgtagcattgatcagcggtttgcagaagcagcaatggcatcgagcgatttttgcaggttgtgccaaaaacatgaaagtgagtggtatttacacccagtcgagcgatttgtttgctaaactaaagaagtcattcagcatcgtcgagagtttaaaaggcgactctgatactgttctggttcagtgtaaatgaacgcggaatatagccgccctaaactatgtcattgtcatgacaaccaaaaagaatcccagtcagctcaggcggcgcgagattcaagaagcagggagacgaaacatatagagcaaataataaaaatattgtctaccaacaaggggcattgaagtaaaagagtcctgtactcacatcgtgaagcaaaccaccaaaataacagcagagaatcgtcgTGTGTCATCAATTGGCTTTCGCCGTTTGTAATcctcctatgaagagactgtcggatcaacgctctgctacgtttctctcagataaggtaaatgcttaacacaatcggcgttactgtgattgtgcattgttatattGGAGTGACGGGTAGATCAGATTGAGTTTGAAaactgcttgccgtcgcttctctatcgtcatcgtgttatacccgccaatagcgagcaaggtggctaagccagtctgtgattggttcccgcaaaaatGTAAGAGATGCAGCAGAattgaatgtacgggtttccagactgagttgccgggcgaaatcaaatcgccggcagatcaggctgggtttaccaaatggctatgtatttttgtttataataataataataataataataaatatctgcaaccagtatcagaatcggccaatttgcttgtaaaaataaataaataaatcagaatctaaATTGgccacgaaaaaaaaaaaactaaatattatctcagctgtctttttctatcaagtagatcttgtctttcataaaggtcgaggtcagggatcttgggcttaaaaaggttggtgaccactgcCTTAAAGGAACGTTATCAGAAAGGAAGCTGGAAGTTGAGTCTCTGTGGCTGTTAATGAGCtcacacaaatgaaaattctgtcatcatacaCATTCTTATATCATTCTgaatctgtatgactttttttattttgtgaaacataacttggtttttttttgtcctaacaatggaagtcaatggtaaccaaaaatatcttctttagtTCTGCAGAACAAAGAAAGTCCCTTTTAAGGTTCTCTAGTCACTAGGAATTGCCAAAAACTGCTTTGTGCTTGCCCAACTGAACATCTCCATGTACAGTGTTTGCTAATTCATGTattgtgtgcttttttttttataaaggtgTAAAGGTCATTGGTCATGATACAGCAGTCATATATGGAGAGAACGCCACTTTGTTGTGCCAGCTGACTGACACTGATGATAGTTTAACTCGTATTATATGGAAGAAAAAGACACAAGAACACCCTGAAGAGAAGATCTTCTTTGGTATTCGTCCAGGTAACAAAATTGATGAGCCAAATGGATTGAGAGGCAGAGTACAATTTATTGGGAACTTTGAAGAGAAAAATGGATCAATTCAGCTGCTCAGAATGAGACTTCTGGATGATGGGATCTACACATGTGTTTTCAATCTATTTCCCAGTGGGTCATATGAGACTGACATCAATGCCACAGTTTTGGGTATGGCAGCTtgatcatgtttgttttttgtttttttctctcctctCTCTGATTTACAGCAATGACATAATGCCTACATACTAGAGTATATGCATTATATCTGTTTTGACTTCCAAACAactcaattatttaaaataatttttgcttACATAACATATTTAAAAGGCTTTACTACTATGAAAATTGCTTGTTCTAGCTAAATTTGTAAAAGTGATATTTTATGCTTTTAGTGGTTATGAGAAGACCAAGAGCAGACTAAGTTATTTTAGTCAGTTTTCACTGTCCACAATGAAtgattatatttttctttttttctttttcaaatttaGTTCGTCCTGTGGTTAATGTGAAAGGGGAGGAGCCTATTGCTGGTTATTTAAAGGCAACATTAGCGTCATGCTTGGCCTCTAATGCATGGCCTGCAGCAGAAGTGATGTGGAGATTAGGAGATCTGGAAAACTCTCTGAGGACTGAAACCAATCATACAGTGCACCCCAATGGGACCATTACTGTTGTGTCCTACCTGCTTGGTGTCCCATTCACACATTTAAACGAAAAGTACGTCCAGTGTGTGGTGAAACACAACACCCTAAGAGAAGACCTTGTACTGAACTACACAATAAACATCCACTGTAAGTATGTGGTGTTTCAACCAACAACAATCACcgttatatactttttatatataaaattaaaacttcATTTCCTAAATGCAGTTCTCTATTTAAAACAAAGACTTTTTATTGAAGATTAattgattgtttttttgttttggattacagtgcttcccacaggtttgaaatgtaCTTGTGGTGGTAGCCGtagtctactacatgtgacaaacaaacaatgtgtgatttttaacagtatttttatttattgaaattaattttaattaaataacatattacatttaattacatactactattatgcattattatgcattgtaaattatgcaaaattacagcatttaaatggttatccttttcctatgttctccttgctgtcatatagtgtctctctcagtgaatgggacacagattttactagtaaaatttataaaatgaataatatatgtgtcaaataatgttcttagtcttttcttcctgtgggggagactacaataatttactatgaattaaatggaaatcaaattaaatacaatttatagtGTAactaaaataccaataatgcccaaaagaaaaaacttagcgtgtggtttcattatcttgcgcggacATAAAAGtgtaagaggataaaaataataaaagcaaaatgtgtcttcaaatatacttgggcggccgttattatacgtaggtggcccgcccaagtaaagtctatgtgtgggaagcactgtattttaaataaaatcttcAGTTATTACAGCTAAAAAATAGGGGATGAAGATGACCAtaaagacacatttttgctttcttTGTGGCACAGAAACTAAGAGTATGCTAAAAACTATAATGAAGAAATTATgcattaacatgaacttacaTTCCAGTAAACAAGTCATTCAGTAGCTGCTCTGAAGGATTCTGTGAGATCATTTAGAAAATGATTTGTCAGACTGGTTCAAACTGGCAAACTCCAGTCTTTTTGAATGATTCTATAAAAGAACcagctcataagagtcatttttgAATCACCCTACACAGGTTGTgctctgtgtttgttttgtgtacGGTAATAAGGAACATCACTTGTTAATTAAATTTGAGAACATATGTTTTTGCACATTTCTGACATGGCATGAAGGCATCACTACTCTCAAAACTCTTAAAACGTATGGCTTAGATTGTCATGTTTTCCTGTGAACCTTTACTTAATGAAATGTTTCAGTTTCACATACAGTAAATACTGTTTATTgatatatagttattttttgctacttaatttcttttcctaGATCCTCCAGGGTCAGTGGTTATAATTCCTGACAGTCCAACAAATGCTAAAGAATTCCAGTGTAAAGTGGATAGTAACCCAGAACCAACCAACTATACCTGGACTAggtaatatatataaataaatcagcAAATAAAAAAGCACACAGTTCTAAATAAACTTTTGATTGGAGAAGCTTTCATAATTTCagccaaatgtttttttttgttgttgtttttttttcttttctgttttagtGCACAATGATGTCTGTAAGGACTGCAAATTTTCTTCCTTTTATTCTCATTTGTATTATATTTCAGCACTGAATTTTGCATTTCCATTTGTTTACTTTAACTTTAGGTGGAAATCAGACAGATAATTAGTAATAAGGTAATACGTTATTGAATCAAATTCATGTTGTGTAAGTCACTAAACATCTTTATCTTAGTGGCAGTTGATATTCTCTAaagccagtggttctcaaactgggGTATGTGAGGCGACAGTACATGAACAAAATGTTGTATTTAGCCATTCTTTTAATTCTTCCCcaacttaaaataacattaaaacccAGCATGCATTTTTAACAGGTACAATGCTGTAAATATATGACTCCAATCAAAATACCACATCTTTTGCGGTCAAAACTTAGTGCATCCAGTGGTGTAGTCTACGTGATACGTAGGTGTATACCCACTAGGAAAGGTCAAGGATTTCCGTATACCCCTTTTAAAAAAAGCGAGGATATGTAACCATccaataaattgcaataaccTTTGTTCTTTGTTGCTTTTgacatgaaacaaagtctcatatttcacattcTGCCCATTttactatgaaaaaaaaactgtaaactgatcctctcctctgctttaataccagttacagcgtgaaataaacatgaatgaacatctaaaggtatgttaaaagatacagtacaacttaccgaaattcGAATATCGTATCGAACAATCATTGTTTCAACCACGGAAAGACGTTAATAAATAGcataaacaatgtcacgtaacatcacatttacctcagaacaaACATTCACCATAAActcgttagtcagctagaaaaagtaactctagagaggagcatttagctaaatatatgcaccatattacatattaattataatttttaatgttcttcaatagcctatttaatgcatgtttgaataaatttgtcaagttgacagccaccatttaaatgtttatatttcaaaaaattaattggagtagaaataaagTACTAAAGACTTTAAATAACTAAAGTTAGTAGGtctattataactttattatttaaaacatttccttaagtgtaatttaagtttgtatacaaataagttaattttaaccttcattATTAATGTAGTAACAACTGATTCCGATGTATATTTTACCGCATtagctgagattttttttttcttgataaaatttgccatgtactttacctgatatacagtatatccgAAATTACCGACATTGAATTGAATTGCTTGTGAATCGGAACTATAATGACAGACTGCCAAAGTCCAAACAGGGCGATATTGTGACACAGCCTACTGATAATTATCCATTGTTGTTAATAATAGTTGCAACTTTCACTCTTAAATGTGCATTGAAAATTACCAGCTGATAAAACTTATGCTCCAGGGACCATATTCAGATCTTAACTACACAGTATATTCACTACAAAAAACTACAATACACCACTGACTACATCCATTTCCACAAAAGCAGCGTGCATACCAGGTGAAaaggaaatatatttaaattgtgcttattttttatattacttaatatattaaaaaattatactaTACTACGTGCATACTAAAAGTATTCTTTTGAAACAACTTGAAGTATAATAAGTGTATTTCAAGATTCAATTATGTTAAATTTTAAGCAATTtgcaatatattaaatacattgaAACTGCT is a window of Megalobrama amblycephala isolate DHTTF-2021 linkage group LG6, ASM1881202v1, whole genome shotgun sequence DNA encoding:
- the LOC125269616 gene encoding nectin-1-like yields the protein MLLLFIRKSIILLRPEKASTSQSETSIEEHLQDIAGSAQPYHLAVETKNSVHQFFILDQHVIPCVKVIGHDTAVIYGENATLLCQLTDTDDSLTRIIWKKKTQEHPEEKIFFGIRPGNKIDEPNGLRGRVQFIGNFEEKNGSIQLLRMRLLDDGIYTCVFNLFPSGSYETDINATVLVRPVVNVKGEEPIAGYLKATLASCLASNAWPAAEVMWRLGDLENSLRTETNHTVHPNGTITVVSYLLGVPFTHLNEKYVQCVVKHNTLREDLVLNYTINIHYPPGSVVIIPDSPTNAKEFQCKVDSNPEPTNYTWTRVNKSVPYYEGNKLPVPKLSPDLNGLYICQASNQYGSSSGSLYVNVHIESSTVCWGLFGFFIIFALLVAVAGVVILKIKPEWILVSQRSNDEGAQDGGGL